From Scomber japonicus isolate fScoJap1 chromosome 22, fScoJap1.pri, whole genome shotgun sequence, one genomic window encodes:
- the LOC128383486 gene encoding probable E3 ubiquitin-protein ligase RNF144A-A gives CNAEWPYEEVRKMALLTPEEMKEFEEKMFKNCEVLFKIKSCPGCKCRVVRTSLSDLSVRCSVCTAEKKKDYRFCWQCLREWKGPILRSDRCDNDGCNALLETLRTCPDIIFKNVKGVTDCPSIRACPTCGLSVKHNTQNCKNIVCSRCKVGFCFVCLKVTKECSLKTLSYFEPCSSGVAPRQTSIPVWQKK, from the exons TGTAATGCTGAATGGCCGTATGAGGAGGTTCGTAAAATGGCTCTTCTGACTCCTGAAGAAATGAAGGAGTTTGAAGAGAAGATGTTTAAAAATTGTGAGGTTCTGTTTAAAATCAAATCA TGTCCTGGCTGCAAGTGTCGTGTGGTGAGAACTAGCCTCAGTGATCTCAGTGTCCGCTGCTCAGTGTGCACAGCTGAGAAAAAGAAGGACTACAGATTCTGCTGGCAGTGTTTGAGGGAATGGAAAGGTCCAATTCTACGATCAGACCGCTGTGATAATGATGGCTGCAATGCTCTACTTGAAACACTGAGAACGTGTCCAGACATCATCTTTAAGAATGTGAAGGGGGTCACTGATTGTCCCTCCATACGAGCCTGTCCCACCTGTGGCCTAAGCGTGAAGCATAACacacaaaactgtaaaaacattgtCTGTTCCCGATGTAAGGTGGGGTTCTGCTTTGTGTGTCTGAAGGTCACTAAAGAGTGTTCACTTAAAACACTTTCATATTTTGAACCTTGCTCCAGCGGTGTCGCCCCGAGACAAACCTCCATACCTGTGTGGCAGAAAAAATAA
- the LOC128384023 gene encoding E3 ubiquitin-protein ligase RNF144A-like isoform X1 — protein sequence MDFLCNDYKSLRALMSCDHSVTPMSLTDWCRYLLDEGETTFVCGQTDCGAVWSYEEVRKMALLTPEEMKEFEEKMLNNSKDFKPCPGCNSSVERADLNDLSVLCSVCTAEKKKDYRFCWQCLREWKGPTPRSDRCDNDGCINDTLETLRKCPEIIFEDVKEVTGCPSIRACPTCGKLVEHSSKQCKNIVCPRCRVQFCFVCLKVTEECLATSDYYEPCSDGVAPRQTSVPVWQRR from the exons ATGGACT TTTTGTGTAATGACTACAAGTCTCTCAGAGCTCTGATGTCCTGTGATCATTCTGTCACTCCGATGTCTCTCACTGACTGGTGTCGCTACCTGTTGGATGAG GGTGAGACCACATTTGTGTGTGGTCAAACTGACTGTGGTGCTGTATGGTCGTATGAGGAGGTTCGTAAAATGGCTCTTCTGACCCCTGAAGAAATGAAGGAGTTTGAAGAGAAAATGCTCAACAACTCTAAGGATTTCAAACCA TGTCCTGGCTGCAACTCTTCTGTGGAGAGAGCTGATCTGAATGATCTGAGTGTCCTCTGCTCAGTGTGCACAGCTGAGAAAAAGAAGGACTACAGATTCTGCTGGCAGTGTTTGAGGGAGTGGAAAGGTCCAACTCCACGTTCAGACCGCTGTGATAATGATGGCTGCATCAATGATACACTTGAAACACTGAGAAAGTGTCCAGAGATCATCTTTGAGGATGTGAAGGAGGTCACTGGATGTCCTTCTATCCGAGCCTGTCCCACATGTGGTAAACTGGTGGAGCACAGCAGCAAACAATGTAAAAACATCGTCTGTCCCCGATGTCGTGTGCAGTTCTGCTTTGTGTGTCTAAAGGTCACTGAAGAATGTTTGGCTACAAGTGACTATTATGAACCTTGCTCTGATGGAGTTGCCCCCAGACAAACCTCTGTACCTGTGTGGCAGAGGAGATAA
- the LOC128384023 gene encoding E3 ubiquitin-protein ligase RNF144A-like isoform X2 has protein sequence MGSKHTKRKHPPITLTKFVKRDFTPEEMMNEKCFDPEDSTLRFVDREDEMDFLCNDYKSLRALMSCDHSVTPMSLTDWCRYLLDQGETTFVCGQTDCGAVWSYEEVRKMALLTPEEMKEFEEKMLNNSKDFKPCPGCNSSVERADLNDLSVLCSVCTAEKKKDYRFCWQCLREWKGPTPRSDRCDNDGCINDTLETLRKCPEIIFEDVKEVTGCPSIRACPTCGKLVEHSSKQCKNIVCPRCRVQFCFVCLKVTEECLATSDYYEPCSDGVAPRQTSVPVWQRR, from the exons ATGGGctcaaaacatacaaaaaggAAACATCCACCGATAACGCTTACTAAATTTGTAAAGAGAGATTTCACACCTGAAGAGATGATGAACGAAAAGTGTTTTGACCCTGAAGACTCCACACTTAGATTTGTTGATCGGGAGGATGAAATGGATT TTTTGTGTAATGACTACAAGTCTCTCAGAGCTCTGATGTCCTGTGATCATTCTGTCACTCCGATGTCTCTCACTGACTGGTGTCGCTACCTGTTGGATCAG GGTGAGACCACATTTGTGTGTGGTCAAACTGACTGTGGTGCTGTATGGTCGTATGAGGAGGTTCGTAAAATGGCTCTTCTGACCCCTGAAGAAATGAAGGAGTTTGAAGAGAAAATGCTCAACAACTCTAAGGATTTCAAACCA TGTCCTGGCTGCAACTCTTCTGTGGAGAGAGCTGATCTGAATGATCTGAGTGTCCTCTGCTCAGTGTGCACAGCTGAGAAAAAGAAGGACTACAGATTCTGCTGGCAGTGTTTGAGGGAGTGGAAAGGTCCAACTCCACGTTCAGACCGCTGTGATAATGATGGCTGCATCAATGATACACTTGAAACACTGAGAAAGTGTCCAGAGATCATCTTTGAGGATGTGAAGGAGGTCACTGGATGTCCTTCTATCCGAGCCTGTCCCACATGTGGTAAACTGGTGGAGCACAGCAGCAAACAATGTAAAAACATCGTCTGTCCCCGATGTCGTGTGCAGTTCTGCTTTGTGTGTCTAAAGGTCACTGAAGAATGTTTGGCTACAAGTGACTATTATGAACCTTGCTCTGATGGAGTTGCCCCCAGACAAACCTCTGTACCTGTGTGGCAGAGGAGATAA